The region ATGCCCGGAAACGCGGGCAGCAGGGTGTTGTGCGTGTTGAGGTAGCGATCGCCGAAGGCGGCGAGGAAGTGTGGCCCGACGAGTTTGAGGAAGCCGGCCGAGATGACCAGGTCGGGACGATGCTCCGCGATGCGCGCCGTGAGTGCGCGGTCCCAGTCCTCGCGGCTCGGGTACGCCCTGACTGGCTCGACGAAGACCGGCACGCCGGCTGCGGCGGCCCGGTCGAGGCCGGCTGTCCCGTCCCGGTCCGCGCCGACGGCAACCACCTGCGCGCCGTAGGCCGGGTCGGCGCATGCGTCCAACAACGCCTGCAGGTTGCTGCCGGAGCCGGAGATGAGGACGACGAGGCGGGCGGCCGCCGCAGGCTCAGTCACGACAGCACCCTATCGGGCAGGTCGGAGGGCCCTTCCGGCCCCTCCACCGGCAACCATCACAATTTCTGACCGATGTGACAACTGCTCGGCAAGTTGCCAGCGCAGCACCCCCCCGGTGTCGCTTGCATTCGGTACGCTGCCGGACGCTCCGGAGTTTGGTCTCTCGATGAACGGCCGCTCTCCGTAGCCCTCCACCCACGAGAGACGACGGCACAAGGAGTCCACCACCATGCAGCCCGGCTACCCCTCGCAACAGCCGCAGCAGATCGACAACAACATGACGATGTCCATCGTCGCGATCTTCCTGTTCTGGCCGCTGGCCATCCCGGCCATCATGGCCGCATCCAAGGTCAACCCGCTGCTTCAGCAGGGTAACTATGCTGCTGCCCAGGCAGCCGCCGCCGATTCCAAGAAGTGGTCGAAGCTGGCCCTGATCATCGGCCTCGTCCTCTGGGCCATCAACATCATCTGCTGCGTCATCTGGTTCATCATCAGCTTGTCGGCAGCCTCGACCAGTGTCTGAGCGCATCTAAGTTCCTGACAGGAGTCACACATGCAGCCCGGCTATCCCGACCAGGACCCGTACGGTCAGCAACCACCGCCCCAGGATCCCTACGCGCAGCCGCAGCAGCCGTACGGGCAGCCCACCTCGGGTCAGCCGGGATACGGGGACCCCACCTCGGGCCAGCCGTACGGGCAGCCCACGTCGGGCCAGCCGGGATACGGGGACCCTGTTTCCGGTCAGCCGTACGGGCAGCCGGTGTACCCGGATCCGTACGGGCAGCAGCCCAGCTCGGGCCAGCCGTACGGTGCTGGTCAGCCATACGGTGCTGGTCAGCCATACGGTGCGGCGGGATACCCACCGGTTCCGGGCTACCCGGCACCACCTGCCCAACAGCAGAACACGCTCGGTCTGCTCTCGATGATCCTCGGTATCGTGGCCATCCCGACGTTCTGCTGCTACCTCGGCATCCCGCTGGGTGTCGCGGCGGTGGTGATGGGTTTCCTCGGCAAGCAGAAGGCGGACCAGGGGCTGGCCGACAACCGGGGTCAGGCGTTGGCCGGTCTGATCTGCGGCGCGGTCGCCGTCGGGCTCAGCATCCTCCTCATCATCCTGCAGTTCGGATTGGCCCTCGTGCCGACCACCTACTGAGTAGGTCGGCCACGTGTTCGGGGCGCTCCGGAACTTCCGGGGCGCCCCGCCGCGTCAGTGGGAACGGTCGGTGAAGACCCGGGCAGCGGTGATGCCGATCATGGTGCTCGCCACCAGCACGAGCGCGGCGATGGCCGCAACCAGCCAGGGCACCGGCCCCATCTGCACCAACCGGCCGCCGCCGAGCGGCCCGCCCGAGACCATGGCGGCGAACCCGAGCGACGCACCGGCCACCGGTCCGGCAATCGCCGCCGCCGCGAACAGCCGAAGCCAGCCGACCGGTGTGCGATCCCGAGCGGCGATGCGCAGCGTCCGGCGGGTGCCCAACCAACCGGCGGCCATACCGGCGAGCACCGGTATGGCGAGCAACAGCGCACCAAAGCCGCCGACGGGTCCGCTCGGGAGACCGGCGACCAGGGGTATGGCGGGCAGCGCGCCGACCGTCACCTCGGTGGTGCGTACGGCGGTGTCGGTGCCGACTGCGAACCCTGGCCCGAGCAGGTAACAGGCGGCCCAGATCGCGGCGTTGGGCGCGTAGGCGACGCTGACCAGGGTGATACCCGCCTGCCCAGCCACCCCGGTCCGATAGGCGCCGAGCATGTCGCTGGCCTCGCCGCCGCCGGTGGCCACGGCGAGTCCCGCCACGCCGGCTCCAGCCCCGAGTACGAGCAGTGCGGCTACCAGCCCGGTACGCACCCCGTCCCGCAGGGCGGCGGGAGTCTGCCCGGCCAACACCCCCAGGGCACGGGTGCTGCGTGCCGCGCCGAGCAGCGCCGACAGGGCACCGAAGGCGGCGAAGGTCAGGCCCGCCCGGGGCGGGGGGACGGTGATCCCGCTGAGGTCGACGGCGACCGCTGCGAGGGCACCGAGCACGCCGTACCAGAGGCCGACCGTGCCCGCGACGGCGAGTGCCTGCCGGGGCGAGCCGCGCCGCTGCGCGCCGATGGCCCGGCTGGTGTGTACGCCGGCCCGGGCGACCCGCCATGCCGCGAGAGCGCCGAGGGCCAGCGGTGCGAGGCCGATCGGACCAGCGCTGGTGCCCAGCGGCACACCGTGCCCCAGCAACCAGCCGGCAAGGCCGATCCGGATGGCCCCGGTGAAGGTGGCCGCATCCTCGGTGAGCTGGGCCAGGGCCAGGACGGTGGCGACCGGGAGGAACGAGACGAGCGCCGCCCAGCACGTGTTGACGCCGGCAGCGACCGCCAGTGGAGCCCGACGGCGGGGACGCGGTTCCACACCGGACCGCTGCACGGGTGGGCGACCGGTCCGGCGGGGCGGTACCTCGACCGGCTCGACCCCGCGGTCGAGCGGGTCGGTGTCGCCAACCTCCGAATGAGCGGAACGGTGCGGCGGATCAGGGGGGACGGGTGGCATCAGCGCCTACTCTGACACGTCCGCGAAACGGCCGCTGGCTGACACCACCGCTGGTCGCACCACCAGTTTCGTGATATGCCCACATATCACGCTTACCAGACGCATCCTCGGAGGACCACCGCGTTCACCAGGACCAGGGAACGAGACCCCCGGGTACGCAGACGAACGGGGCCGGCCGCACACCGCGGCCGACCCCGTCACGGGTGGTACTCAGTTACCGGTCATGATCTCCCGCATCAGGCGGGCGGTCTCGGTCGGCGTCTTGCCGACCTTGACGCCGACCGCCTCCAGCGCCGCCTTCTTGGCCTCGGCGGTGCCGGACGAGCCGGAGATGATCGCCCCGGCGTGACCCATCGTCTTACCGGGCGGCGCGGTGAAACCGGCGATGTAGCCGACCACCGGCTTGGTCACGTTGGCCTTGATGAACTCGGCGGCCCGCTCCTCGGCGTCGCCACCGATCTCACCGATCATCACGATCGCGTCGGTCTCCGGGTCGGCCTCGAAGGCCGCGAGCGCGTCGATGTGGGTGGTGCCGATGATCGGGTCGCCACCGATGCCGACGCAGGTGGAGAAGCCGATGTCGCGCAGCTCGTACATCATCTGGTAGGTCAGCGTGCCGCTCTTGCTGACCAGGCCGATCCGGCCGGAGCCGGTGATGTCGGCCGGGATGATGCCGGCGTTGGACGCACCGGGCGAGGCGATGCCCGGGCAGTTGGGGCCGATGATCCGGGTCTGCTCACCCTTGGCCACGTTGTAGGCCCAGAACGCGGC is a window of Micromonospora polyrhachis DNA encoding:
- a CDS encoding DUF4190 domain-containing protein codes for the protein MQPGYPDQDPYGQQPPPQDPYAQPQQPYGQPTSGQPGYGDPTSGQPYGQPTSGQPGYGDPVSGQPYGQPVYPDPYGQQPSSGQPYGAGQPYGAGQPYGAAGYPPVPGYPAPPAQQQNTLGLLSMILGIVAIPTFCCYLGIPLGVAAVVMGFLGKQKADQGLADNRGQALAGLICGAVAVGLSILLIILQFGLALVPTTY
- the purN gene encoding phosphoribosylglycinamide formyltransferase, which translates into the protein MTEPAAAARLVVLISGSGSNLQALLDACADPAYGAQVVAVGADRDGTAGLDRAAAAGVPVFVEPVRAYPSREDWDRALTARIAEHRPDLVISAGFLKLVGPHFLAAFGDRYLNTHNTLLPAFPGIHGPRDALAYGVKLTGATLFFVDAGVDTGPIVAQVAVPVLDDDDEETLTERIKEAERRQLVEQIGRLVREGWTIIGRKVTIP
- the sucD gene encoding succinate--CoA ligase subunit alpha, whose translation is MAIWLTKDSKVIVQGMTGSEGMKHTRRMLAAGTNVVGGVNPRKAGQTVDFDGTELPVFASVADAIQATGADATVIFVPPQFTKGAVIEAIDAGIDLAVVITEGVPVHDTAAFWAYNVAKGEQTRIIGPNCPGIASPGASNAGIIPADITGSGRIGLVSKSGTLTYQMMYELRDIGFSTCVGIGGDPIIGTTHIDALAAFEADPETDAIVMIGEIGGDAEERAAEFIKANVTKPVVGYIAGFTAPPGKTMGHAGAIISGSSGTAEAKKAALEAVGVKVGKTPTETARLMREIMTGN
- a CDS encoding CD225/dispanin family protein encodes the protein MQPGYPSQQPQQIDNNMTMSIVAIFLFWPLAIPAIMAASKVNPLLQQGNYAAAQAAAADSKKWSKLALIIGLVLWAINIICCVIWFIISLSAASTSV
- a CDS encoding cell division protein PerM is translated as MPPVPPDPPHRSAHSEVGDTDPLDRGVEPVEVPPRRTGRPPVQRSGVEPRPRRRAPLAVAAGVNTCWAALVSFLPVATVLALAQLTEDAATFTGAIRIGLAGWLLGHGVPLGTSAGPIGLAPLALGALAAWRVARAGVHTSRAIGAQRRGSPRQALAVAGTVGLWYGVLGALAAVAVDLSGITVPPPRAGLTFAAFGALSALLGAARSTRALGVLAGQTPAALRDGVRTGLVAALLVLGAGAGVAGLAVATGGGEASDMLGAYRTGVAGQAGITLVSVAYAPNAAIWAACYLLGPGFAVGTDTAVRTTEVTVGALPAIPLVAGLPSGPVGGFGALLLAIPVLAGMAAGWLGTRRTLRIAARDRTPVGWLRLFAAAAIAGPVAGASLGFAAMVSGGPLGGGRLVQMGPVPWLVAAIAALVLVASTMIGITAARVFTDRSH